The nucleotide window CGGCATGCTGCCGCGCTGGTCGGGCTCGACGCACTGTCCTTCGCGGCGCAGACCAACTCGGCGATCATCTTCGTCAACCTGAAGCCGTGGGAAGAGCGACAGACGCCCGACTTGAGCATCGACGCCATCGTCGGCCGCACCAACGGTCAGCTCTGGGCCATTCGCGAGGCGTTGGCATTCGCCTTCAACTTCCCGGAAATCCCGGGCCTTGGCACCACCTCAGGGCTCGAGCTGAACCTGCAGGCGCGGGCGGGGCAGTCGTTCCCGCAGTTCGCCGCGTCGGTCCAGGAGTTCATCGGCGACGCCAACAAGCTGCCGGTCCTCGGCGGCGTGCAGAGTTCGTTCCGCGCCGACGTGCCGCAGTTGCGGGTGACGGTCGACCGCGAGGCGGCGAAGGCGCGCGGCATCGCGCTGACCGACATCTTCCAGACGATGCAGGCGTCCTTGTCGACGCTCTATATCAATGACTTCAACCTCTACGGCCGCACCTACCGCGTGCAGGCCGAGGCACAGGCGCCGTTCCGGCAGCGGCCGGAGGACATCGGCCGCCTGCAGGTGCGCGCCGACGACGGCGACATGGTGCCGCTCTCGTCGCTCATCCGCACCTCGTTCGAGGGCGGGCCAAGCATCCTGCGGCGCTTCAACGGCCTCACGGCTGCGCTGATCACCGCGGTGCCGGCGCCCGGGCGCAGCTCGGGCGAGATGCTCGACGGCGTCGACAAGCTGATCGCCGACAAGTACGCCGCCCAGGGGATCAGTGGCGCCTATGGCGGCCAGTCGTTCCAGGAGCGGTCGTCCAAGGGCGACAGCGGGATGGTCTTCATCCTGGGCCTGGTGCTGGTCTTCCTCGTGCTCGCGGCGCAGTACGAAAGCTGGGCGATTCCGTTCGCCGTCATCCTCGGCATTCCCTTCGGCATCTTCGGCGCCTTCCTCGGCGTCTGGCTGCGTGGCATGCCCAGTGACGTCTACTTCCAGGTCGGGCTTGTGACGGTGGTCGGGTTGGCCGCCAAGAACGCCATCCTGATCGTCGAGTTCGCGACGGCGCTCCGCAACCGCGGGATGTCGATCCGCGAGGCGGCGACCGAAGCGGCGCGCGAGCGGTTCCGCCCGATCCTGATGACCTCGTTCGCCTTCATCCTCGGCGTGCTGCCGCTGGCGATTGCCCATGGTGCCGGTGCGGCATCGCGGCGGTCGCTCGGCACCGGCGTCTTCTTCGGGATGCTCACGGCGACGACGGTCGGTGTCTTCTTCATTCCGCTCTTCTTCGGCCTGATTCGCCGGGTGAGCGAACGCGGCACCAAGTCCGCGCAGGAGGTTGCGTGACCAGGACCATGCTTCGGGTGGCGGCGCTCCTGGCCGTCACCACCGGGGCCGCGTCGGCCCAGCAGCCGGCGACGATGCTGCAGGCCGGCGGTGCCTCGACATCGTCGCGCGCCTTCTTCGATTCGCTCGCCGCCAAGCGTGGCTCGGCCACCGACACGCCGATGTTGCTGCCGACACAGAGCGGTGGCGCCCTGGCGTGGCTCGACCTGCTGCAGGATTCCGCGCTGGTGGCGCTGGTCCGCGAAGCGGTGCGCAACAACCCCGACGTCCAGCTGGCGCAGGCACGCATTCGGGAATTCCGCGCCGAGGCCGGCGTGACGGGTGCGGCGCGCTATCCGCAGCTCTCGGCCAACGGCGTCGCCGCCACCCAGCAGACGGTGTTCGGCAGTTTCGGCACGCAGTCGTTCGACGCCTTCCGTGCCACGGCCGACCTGACCTGGGAGCTCGATTTCTGGGGCCGGCTCCGCAACAACGCGCGCGGCGCCTCGTTCGATGCCGCCGCGAAGGTGGAAGAGGAGCGGGCGACGTTGCTCACCTTGGTGAGTGACGTGGCCACGGCGTACCTCGAATTGCGCGAGATCGATCAGGAGCTTGGCCATCGCCGAGCGGACGCTGACCTCGCGCCGCGCGACGATGGCACTGGCCGAGCGGCGGCTGACCGAGGGCGTCATCTCGGAGTTGGACGTGCGGCAGTTCGAGGCGGAAGTTGCCGCCCCAGCGGCGCGCGTGGCGCAGTTCACCCGCGATCGGGCGCGGAAGGAGCATCTGCTCTCGCTGTTGATCGGCCAGGTGCCTGGGCCGATCGCCCGCGGCCGTCCGCTGAGCGAGGTGGCGCGCGCGGTGACGGTGCCCGACGCGATCTCGTCGGAGTTGATTGCGCAGCGGCCGGACATTCTGCGGGCGCAGCTCGAGGTCAACGCTGCCGAGGCGAAGGCGGGCGCGGCGCGGGCAGCACGGCTGCCACGATTCCTGCTCACGGGCCAGTACGGCACCCAGGGCGCGGAGCCGAACCAGATGTTCAAGAGCTCGAGCGAGATCTACACCGTTCAGGGCGGCATCTCGATTCCCCTCTTCACCGGCGGGCGGGTCACCAACGAGCGTGCCGCGGCCTTGGCGCGGAGTGAGCAGGCGACGATCCGCTTCCAGAAGACGGTGCTCACCGCCCAACGCGAAGTGAGCGATGCCCTGGTCGGCGTACGGACGTCACGGGATCAGGTCCTCGCGCAGGAAGTGCAGGCGCGGGCGCTGCGTCGGGCGCAGGAACTGGCCGAGAAGCGGTACGACGCCGGGATCGCCTCGTACCTCGAGGTGCTCGATGCGCAGCGCGGATTGTTCAATGCGGAACTGGCCCTGAGCGCCGCGGAGCGGGAATACCTGGTGAGTGCGGTGACGTTGTACAAGGCGCTGGGGGGGAGCTGGAAGTAGTTCAGCCGCGGCCGTCAGGCCGCGGAGTCGTAGGTCGTAAGTCATAAGTCATCCCGAGCGCAGCGAGGGATCCGCGTCTTCCGAATGAGCGGGCACTGGCCCGGTCGGCACTACGCAGGTCCCTCGCTGCGCTCGGGATGACAGCCTTGGAGGACCTACGACCTACGACTTACGACCTGCGACTATCATTCAGCATGCTCTCCCTCCTCTTCTCCCTGTTCCTCGCCGCCCCCACCGACACTCTCCGTCCGACGACCATCATCGTCGTGCGTCATGCGGAGAAGTCGGCGGAGCCGGCCAATGATCCTGCCCTCAGCCCCGCCGGCGTGGCGCGTGCGGCCGCGCTCGACAGCGCGCTGGCCGACGCCAAGGTGACGGCGATCATCGTGACGCCCTACCGGCGAAACGCCGAGACGGCCGCGCCGGTGGCGAAGCGCTTCGGCTTGACCCCCTTCGTCATGCCGATCGCCCCGCAGCTCGGCATCAAGGGCCACGCCCTCGCGGTGGCCGCCAAGGCGCGCGAGCTCGGCGGCACCGTCCTGGTGATCGGCCACAGCAATACGGTCGGCGCCGTGGTCGAAGCGCTCGGCGGCCCCAAGGTGGGCGACCTGCCGGAGAGCGAGTACACGCAGATCTGGACGGTGGTGGTTGGGGAGGATGGGGTGAGGGTGGTGAGGAGTCGGTTTGGGGGTAAGGGGATCGAGGGATGATCGATGATCGTCCCCGATCATCCTCCCGCCAACGTAGATTCAATCCATGCGCCACCTCCCCGGCCCCGCCGGCACCCTGGTCATCGAGGAACATGGCCAAGGTCCACTCCCGGTTCTCCTCGTCCATGGCATGGCGGGGGAGGCCGGGTTTTGGTCATCCACCATCCGGGCGCTTGGGCCCACGCATCGGCTGATCGTGCCGGAGCTGCGCGGGCATGGTCGGTCGGCCCAACCGGTCGACGGCGACTACTCGATCGAGGGATGCGCCGGCGATCTGGCGGCGGTGATCGACGGGCTGGAACTGGAGCGGGTGGTCCTGGTCGGGCACTCCTATGGGGCGAGTGTAGCGATGGCCACAGCGGCGCAGATGCCGGGGCGGGTCGCCGGAATGGTCTTGCTCGATCCGGCGGGCGACTTCTCCTACGTGCCACCCGAGGCGCTGGCCGGCTTTCTGGCCGGACTCGACCACGAGGCCCACTACACCGATACGGTGGAGGGGGCCTTCGACGTGGCGCTCGAGGGGGCGTCAGCGGAAACGGAGCGGCGGGTGCGTGCGGCGATCCTGGCCGCGCCACGACCGATGATCCGGACGATGTACCATTCACTACTACGCTTCAAACCACTGGCCGCGCTCGATGGGTATTCTGGGTCACTACTACTAGTCACCGCCCCCGCCAACGCGGCGTCGTTCGCGCTGCACGAGCTGCGACCCCAGGCGCCAAGGAAGGCGATCGCGGCGGTGTCGCATTGGATGATGCTGGACCACCCGAAGGCGGTGGCACAGGTGCTCCACGAATTCCTGCGGGACAGCTATGGTGTTTCACAGTGACACCAAACCCGGCCCATCGCCGTACGGCGCGACACCCCCCCCGCGGAGCAGATCCCATGAGGCCCGAAGCAATCTTCATCCTGTTGATGTTGACCACTGCTGGCTCCTCGTTCATGTGGTACCGTGCCGTGCAGGCGCGGAAGCGGATCGAGGCCAGGCTCTGGGGGTTTGCAGCCGGCCAGGGTTTGCCGATCGCTGCAATGTTTGAGGGAGAGCCAACCGGCTCGATGCCGAGGAGCAGCGGTGCAGAGGCATCGCGGGTCGAACGTCTTGAGCATCAGGTCGACCAGATGGCCCAGCAGATGGAGCGGATCAGTGAGTCGCAGGATTTCATCTCGCGGGTGCTGACCGACCGCATTGAGCAGTTGCCGGACCCCCGGATGCGGACGCCGCATTGAGGGAACCAGGGTCGGCCGGGCGGCGTTGAGGCCGCACGACCCTTTCGTTTGAGCGTACCGATGCGTCACCAGATCGCACTTCTCGCGGCCCTCCTGGCCGCCACCCCGCTCGCGGCCCAGACGCCCGAGCGGACCCCGGCGACCGTCCTCCCCACCATCACGCTCGGCAGCAGGCTGCGCATCGAGGCCGGCAACGCCCTGATGACGGGCAAGCTCGACTCGCTCACCGCCGACAGGTTGGTCCTGAACGGTGCCGACGGCCGCAGCTCGATCCCGATCCACACCATCAACACCGTCTGGGTCCGCCAGGGACGCGGCGCCAAGGGGGCGCTAATCGGCGGGGTCCTCGGCGCCGCCCTCACCACCGCCTTCTTCCATATCATCGTCTCGGGCCTGTGCGACTCGACCGATGGCTGCCACCGCGACCATGTCCGCGCCTGGGGCTACGGCATCGCGATCGGTGGCGCCGGCGGGGCGCTGATCGGGGCGGGGGTGGGGTCGTTGGTGCAGGGGTGGGAGAAGAGAGCTCCTTGAGCCGGGGAGCGACAGGGTATCGATCATCGATGATCGATCATCGATGATCGATCGCTCCTAGCGATTCCCCGAGAATGCACCCAAATTGCTTCATCCCCTAGCACCGGATCCCATCCCATGCTCCGTCGCGACCTTCTCCGCCTCCTCGGCGGAGTCTCTGCGCTCGCCGCGATCCCGGCCGAGGACCTCTTTGCGCTCGGTGAATCGGCCCACGCCGGCCTCCGGGCCGATGGTGCCGGTCTTGGCTTCTTCGACGCCCATCAGATGCAGACGGTGGCCTCGGCGGCGGACCGGATCATCCCGACCACCGAGACGCCGGGTGCGCGCGAGGCCGACTGTCATCGCTTCGCCGAGAAGATCATCGCCGATCATTACGACACGACACGGCAGAAGCGCTTCCTGACCGGGCTGGTCGACCTCGACACCCGAAGCAGCACCCTCGCGCAGAAGCTCTTCGTCGATCTGACGCCCGAGCAACAGGACACGGTGCTGGCCGCGGTGGAGAAGGACACCCTCGCCTCGGCGGCGCCGGCCGCCTCCTTCTGGCGCGACCTCAAGTACCTCACCATCTACGGCTACTACACCTCGCGCATCGGGATCCAGGACGAGCTCGAGGTGAATTTCTATCCGGGCCGCTTCGACGGCTGCGCGCCGCTCGAGGCGAAGTGATGCGCCGCGAGACCTACGACGCCATCGTGATCGGCAGCGGCATCTCCGGTGGCTGGGCGGCGAAGGAGCTGAGCGAGAAGGGTCTCTCGGTGCTGGTGCTCGAGGCCGGCCGCACCCTCGACCCCGCGCGCGACTACCTGATGAACGCCCCCGCGTTCGAGATGGACTACCGCTACCTCGGCGACATCAAGCGGCTCAACGCCCGGCAGTCGATCCAGAAGAAGTGCTACGCCTGCGACGAGGGCGCCGCGCAGTTCTTCGTCGACGACGTCGACAATCCCTACACCACGCCGGAAGGGAAGCCGTTCGACTGGATCCGCGGCCGGCAGCTCGGCGGCAAGTCGATCATGTGGGGCCGCCAGTGCTATCGCTGGAGCGACCTCGATTTCGAGGCGAATCTCAAGGACGGACACGGCACCGACTGGCCGATCCGCTATCGCGATATTGCCTCGTGGTACGACTACGTCGAGGGTTATGCCGGCATCTCCGGCGAGAAGCTCGGCCTGGCGCACCTCCCCGATGGGCCGTTCCTCCCGCCGATGGAGATGACCTGTTCCGAGATGTTCGTGCGGGACGGCATCGCCAAGAAGTACGGCAAGTCGCGCGTGCTCACGGTCGGCCGGGTCGCCAACCTGAGCGCGGCACACAACGGTCGCGCCGCCTGCCACTACTGCGGCGACTGTCACCGCGGCTGCACCACGGCGGCGTACTTCAACTCGGTGCAGACGACGCTGGTCGATGCGCTCGCCACCGGCCGCTGCCGCATCCGGCCGTTCTCGGTGGTGCGGTCGCTGGCCTGGGATGACGCCAAGGGGAAGGTCACCGGCGTCCAGGTGATCGACGGCCAGACGATGCAGGCGCTCGACTTCCAGGCGCGGATCATCTTCGTCTGCGCCTCGGCGCTCGAGTCGACGCGCATCCTGCTCAACTCGAAGAGCCGCGCCCATCCGAACGGCCTCGGCGGCAACAGCGACGTCCTCGGCCGCAACCTGATGGATCACACGATGCAGACCGGTGCGAGCGGCAACGTTGCCGGCTTCGAAGACAAGAAGACCTTCGGCAACCGCCCCAACGGCATCTACCTCCCGCGCTTCCGCAACGTCACCGACCAACATCCCGACTTCCTCCGTGGCTACGCCTACCAGGGCGGCGGCTACCGCGCCTCCGAGGGTTGGGGCCGCGGCGTGACGACCGAAGGCTTCGGCGCAGACTTCAAGCGCGCACTCAAGGTGCCGCAGTACGGCGGCTGGCGGATGAGTCTTGGTGGCTTCGGCGAGTGTCTGCCGAATCCGGACAACCGCGTCACCATCGACCCGCAGGTGGTCGACAAGTGGGGCATTCCGGTGCTCCGGATCGACATGCAGTGGCGCGACAACGAGCGCGCCATCATGAAGGACGCGCAGGTGGCGGCGGCCGAGATGCTCGAGGCGGCCGGCTGCACGAACGTCAAGA belongs to Gemmatimonadota bacterium and includes:
- a CDS encoding alpha/beta hydrolase, with product MRHLPGPAGTLVIEEHGQGPLPVLLVHGMAGEAGFWSSTIRALGPTHRLIVPELRGHGRSAQPVDGDYSIEGCAGDLAAVIDGLELERVVLVGHSYGASVAMATAAQMPGRVAGMVLLDPAGDFSYVPPEALAGFLAGLDHEAHYTDTVEGAFDVALEGASAETERRVRAAILAAPRPMIRTMYHSLLRFKPLAALDGYSGSLLLVTAPANAASFALHELRPQAPRKAIAAVSHWMMLDHPKAVAQVLHEFLRDSYGVSQ
- a CDS encoding histidine phosphatase family protein codes for the protein MLSLLFSLFLAAPTDTLRPTTIIVVRHAEKSAEPANDPALSPAGVARAAALDSALADAKVTAIIVTPYRRNAETAAPVAKRFGLTPFVMPIAPQLGIKGHALAVAAKARELGGTVLVIGHSNTVGAVVEALGGPKVGDLPESEYTQIWTVVVGEDGVRVVRSRFGGKGIEG
- a CDS encoding GMC family oxidoreductase; this translates as MRRETYDAIVIGSGISGGWAAKELSEKGLSVLVLEAGRTLDPARDYLMNAPAFEMDYRYLGDIKRLNARQSIQKKCYACDEGAAQFFVDDVDNPYTTPEGKPFDWIRGRQLGGKSIMWGRQCYRWSDLDFEANLKDGHGTDWPIRYRDIASWYDYVEGYAGISGEKLGLAHLPDGPFLPPMEMTCSEMFVRDGIAKKYGKSRVLTVGRVANLSAAHNGRAACHYCGDCHRGCTTAAYFNSVQTTLVDALATGRCRIRPFSVVRSLAWDDAKGKVTGVQVIDGQTMQALDFQARIIFVCASALESTRILLNSKSRAHPNGLGGNSDVLGRNLMDHTMQTGASGNVAGFEDKKTFGNRPNGIYLPRFRNVTDQHPDFLRGYAYQGGGYRASEGWGRGVTTEGFGADFKRALKVPQYGGWRMSLGGFGECLPNPDNRVTIDPQVVDKWGIPVLRIDMQWRDNERAIMKDAQVAAAEMLEAAGCTNVKTYDNMTAPGLTIHEMGTARMGKDIKNSVLNKWNQVWEAKNVFVTDGASMASSACQNPSITYMALTARAADYAVRALQRKEL
- a CDS encoding gluconate 2-dehydrogenase subunit 3 family protein — translated: MLRRDLLRLLGGVSALAAIPAEDLFALGESAHAGLRADGAGLGFFDAHQMQTVASAADRIIPTTETPGAREADCHRFAEKIIADHYDTTRQKRFLTGLVDLDTRSSTLAQKLFVDLTPEQQDTVLAAVEKDTLASAAPAASFWRDLKYLTIYGYYTSRIGIQDELEVNFYPGRFDGCAPLEAK
- a CDS encoding TolC family protein, producing MIAQRPDILRAQLEVNAAEAKAGAARAARLPRFLLTGQYGTQGAEPNQMFKSSSEIYTVQGGISIPLFTGGRVTNERAAALARSEQATIRFQKTVLTAQREVSDALVGVRTSRDQVLAQEVQARALRRAQELAEKRYDAGIASYLEVLDAQRGLFNAELALSAAEREYLVSAVTLYKALGGSWK